The window CCGTTAGTCCCTCTGGCctagcagctccctgtgcaggtgtgccCGGGCAACCCTCTGAAAGCAGCTTGTCACACGGGGGGCCTGCTAGACCTTGGAGTGGGGGCTGAGGTGAAGAAAGGTCCTGTGAGGAGCTCTTTCCCCTATACAGCCCTTTGTCTGCCCCTTAAACCATGGGGTGCCAGGCTTTCCTTTCTAAGGAAATTAACAGCCTTTCCTCTCTGTGTGCCCATGGCAGAAACTGCAATTCGGCCTCCAAAACTGCAGAGAACAATTTCTCGCAGCCCGCAGCTGCCAACACCAAGAACTCTTGCTGCCCTCGGAGTGCCACGAGGTAATTGTGGTGTGGGGgctggctcacctgtccccctgGGGCACCCCCTGCCCCTCAGCCTCCCTGTGGCACCCTCAAGttccccagtgcagcccctccgCATCTCTGTgcccccccggagcccccgcTTTGCTCCTGAATGCCCCTTCTGCCTCTCAGCTCCACCCCgacaccctgcagccccctccccacagcccccagcccccggtgtcaccctgcagccccctccccacagcccccggtgtcaccctgcagcccccacagcccacagcccccggtgtcaccctgcagccccctcccctcagcctccggtcaccctgcagccccctccccacagcccccagcccccggtgtcaccctgcagccccctccccacagcccccggtgtcaccctgcagccccctccccacagcctccagtgtcaccctgcagccccctccccacagcccccggtgtcaccctgcagccccctcccctcagcctccagtgtcaccctgcagccccctccccacagcccccagcccccggtgtcaccctgcagccccctccccacagcccccggtgtcaccctgcagccccctccccacagcccttcccccagcccccggtgtcaccctgcagccccctccccacagcccccagcccccggtgtcaccctgcagccccctccccacagcccccggtgtcaccctgcagccccctccccacagcccccggtgtcaccctgcagccccctccccacagcccccagtgtcaccctgcagccccctccccacagcccccggtgtcaccctgcagccccctccccgcAGCCTCCGgtgtcaccctgcagccccctcccctcctgcagggagTCACGGGGGTGCGGtgggggcactgagggatgGGGCCGGGGTGGGAGGGGCTGGAAGCTCGAGTAGGGGTGAGGGGTGAAGGAGGGGACACGGCAGAAGAGGCCTGAGGGGAGCAGGCAAGGCTTAGGATGGGGTGCTCCATTTCTTCCAGACCAAAgctgcagcaaaacaaaactctgtttgccctggcagtgccaaacGCCTCCTGCAAACTGACCCCAGGAACCTGAGTTTTGCTTCCCAGGGATAAAAGCCCTAAAACATCCTTATCCAGCGTCGGTGTCCAGGGGTGCGTGGCCCCGAATCACCTTCTGCCTGCTTAATCTGCAGAGGGGGCAGGATTTCTCCCCAGCAAAAGCTGCAAGGACCTGTGGCTTtggctggcccagcacagccagatcCATTCTTTAAACCAGTCCCAAGACACTCCAAGGCTCTCCTTCTGTGCTCAGGAGCCCCTTCTGGTTTTTCCTCAGACCTCCCTAAGGGTCACAACACGCTCAGCAACGCCCCAAACTCCCACAGATTTGTCCCATCCCCGAAGGGGCCGTGCCACCCCCCACCCCATCACCCCAACTCTCCTGCGGGGAGGGAGAAAACGCCAGAGgagacaggagcagaggcagaaacagACCCTTTATGGGAATCATGCTGGGagagcccagcaggcagggccCCCTTGGCTGGGGCGGGGGGTTATGAGGGTCTGGGGGCTCGGGGCGATGTCGGGACGGCGGGGGCAGCTCAGCTGCGCTCCTCCAGGCTCAGGTGGTCGAACAGGTACTCGCCCAGGCCGCTCGGGGCCTCCCCGCTGTTGTTGAGGCGGCGCAGGTTGGTTGCGTGGTCGCCCAGAGCCTTGATGGCCTTCACCTGCTCGTCCAGGTAGTGCGACTCCAGGAAGTCACAGAGCTGCGGGACACGGGGGGGgtcaggcagggctgagggtcTGGGCGaggggagggaccccaaaacctcccctgggaatgggagggtgggcagagcCCCCACCCCTGGAGGGGGGCATTGCACCTGGGATGGCCCTTTTAGGGGGGTGGGGACCCCCAGGAAATACGGCTGTAAccgtgccccccccccccacccccccaggTCACTCTGGGGGGCGCCACAGACACGCCCCCAACCCCACATCAGGGGGTGGAACCGCAGGATCCCCCCCAAGCCCCGATCCCCGGGGTGATGCCGTGGGAAAAtggaggaactgggagcactgggagctgggagggtggTCGGGGGAGAGTCAGACCCATGAGGAGGAGGGGGGTTGGTTCAAACccttgaggaggaggaggggggcgATGAAGGCCGAGGCCGGGGGTGGGGGGTCTCACTCACGTGGGGGTCTCCCTTCTCGGCAGCCAGGGcgtgcagctccagcagcgccTGGTTCACCgacttctccagctgcagcgCCGCCTCCACCGCCTCCAGCGCCGAGCCCCACGTGTCCCGCTCCGGCTTCTGCGGGGCACCGCCGTCACCTGGAGGCGCCCAGGTGCGGCAGGTGCCCCCCTCGATCCCccggacacacagacacacgcacctTGATGTCCTGCAGCAGGATGCGGCCGCCGCGGTTGGTCTGGAAGCGCAGCAGCCCCTCGGCGTGCTCCCGCTCCTCCCGCGACTGCTGCAGGAAGTACCGCGACAGTCGCGACAGGGCCACGTCGTCCCTATCGAAGTAGAAGCCctaggggagggaggagaggtcAGCGGGagcccccaggacccctccccaccccccaaTTCCCTGGGATCCCGCCCTGCCAgcagcggggcggggcgggatTTTGGGGCGCGCCAAGGGGGTCCGGGGGTCCCGAGCCCCCCTACCATGGACAGGTAGACGTAGGAGGCGTAGAGCTCCATGTTGGCCATGCGGTTGATGGCGGCCTCGCAGTCGCGGTGGTAATTCTGGCGGACCTGGGACTCCATGGCGGCGCGGACGGCCAgatggacggacggacggacggacgcAGCGGCTCGGGAGCGGCGGGACGGATGGACGGACGGAGGGAGCCGCGAGCAGCCGGTTCCGTTCAAGCACTGTTGAAGCGAGAACGCGGCTGTGGCCGCTCAACGTCCGCCGGGGGGGTTTTATGGCCCTTCCCCGCCGCGGGGGCGGAGAGAAGGGGgcgccgcgccccccgcccccgtTTCGCCCGGGAGGACCCGCGTGGCCTTGGCCTTTGTCCCCGTTTGTCACACGGGCCCGCAGTCAGCATGactgggcaggatttggggggggtcgGGGGGGGTTCCACCCCACCTTTGTGCGCCCCCCATGAGTGGGGAGACCAGGAGAGGGGGGACTGGGC is drawn from Zonotrichia leucophrys gambelii isolate GWCS_2022_RI unplaced genomic scaffold, RI_Zleu_2.0 Scaffold_106_152335, whole genome shotgun sequence and contains these coding sequences:
- the LOC135460833 gene encoding ferritin heavy chain A-like, yielding MESQVRQNYHRDCEAAINRMANMELYASYVYLSMGFYFDRDDVALSRLSRYFLQQSREEREHAEGLLRFQTNRGGRILLQDIKKPERDTWGSALEAVEAALQLEKSVNQALLELHALAAEKGDPHLCDFLESHYLDEQVKAIKALGDHATNLRRLNNSGEAPSGLGEYLFDHLSLEERS